The Arctopsyche grandis isolate Sample6627 chromosome 12, ASM5162203v2, whole genome shotgun sequence genome includes the window aataaaatattgaaagttaaaacagaacatccccaatttaaataaattttcgagattgacctaaaattagatcatcaacaatcacatacaggtaatcctcgacttttgtttgtcgaagatgttttgacttacgaagatacgcactaagatcgaaaaaaaaatgaaagaattattatttttacttccccgtaatgcgcagttactgagaatatatcatgtgtaagtatgggtgaccgagcgatggtcccaacccggcacattgtcggtttatcaaacgaaatttttttagtcttcgattgtttctctcgtcgaaataaatcaattaattaaatcatttcagaggtaaattttatcggataatgtcttcaattgtttctctcgtcgaaataaatcaaataattaaatccatctcagaggtaaaatttatcggataatgtgtgattattaattttatttcgacgaaagaaaaaaaaaaccctttgacaaatcaccgacattttttttgttaaatatttcatcgacggcgaaacacagtagtatatcgtgacgacttataagaaacaataacaaggtttttttcgctcgtaattataatatttctctggttgtaatgcgtatcgtcgtaattcaaaacattgttgtaattcaaaacatcaacgatgatctaattttagctcaatctcgctcgttagcttaattttgatatttaatttcaatttttttatttcgatattttgtacgctactggttttaaaagttggcccaaaatcgtcgttggtttggtgcgtacggaccattacgCAATTTTGCAGCATGGTCACCCCGGCGGATTCGAACGCGAATCAACGTTCGCCGTTTGAAAAGGGCGTGCGAGCGAGACGGAGCTAGGCGAGTGCGAGCGGTGCGGCGAGCGCGAGTGGCAACACAGCGTCCGGCCGTCGGGAAGGGAAGGGAGATGCGGGCGGGCGGCGGAGACGCAGGGGGCGGGGGGCCGGCGGGGGAGTCGCCCGACCGCCATCGAAATCGCCATCGCCATCGCCCGGCTCTGCGCGGCGCGTCTTCACTTCCGGTGGCCGCATCCTCTGCATCCTCGCgccccgtttccgttcccgcaCCCGACCTGCTGCAGCGCCACCGCTTCTACCTGCAGCTGCGCGACGCCAACGCGTGCCGCGGCCTGGAGAGACGCATCACAGCTCTGGGCGGGGTCAGTGTCCTGTCGGTTGTGCTTTTCGCGCCAAAAGCGGCGCGGGAGGGGGAGGGTCGCGAGGCGGGGGCGCGTGCGCGACGCGAGCGCCCCGCTGCGGCCGCCCGCCGAAGCGCCGCTTCTCCATTTTGTGACGTTTGTGTGAGTCCCGGCcgcgcccgtgccgtcgctcgTCGCTCGTCGTTCGTCCGCCGCGCCTCACGCTCCCCGCCTCGGACGCgcgcgcccccagcgccgcttcGCCCCCACCCGCCCCTGCCTCTTCACCTCGTCGCCCCCCCCCCGGTCAGTGAGAGCTCCCGCAGATCGATCGAGTAAAAGCATCGTCCGAATTCCCGGCGATGCAATTGGCCAAGTGGAGCCCCCCGTATGCGTGTGCGATtgtttgtgtgtgtctgtatgagCGATCGCTCTTCGTCCCTCACCCCCCGCGTCGTTTCGTCCCCTCGCCGAGCGGTAGCCGTGGCTCGTatcacttttgacagttgaaatGGGTGTTTGTGTGCGCGCCACTTTGTACCCTATTGCACGAGTGCACACGGTCGATTTTCGTTTGAGCGgccggtgtgtgtgtgtaacgtCGGCCCTAGTAGGTATTGTTATTTAGCGTATTCGTATGTATTCGTGCGGGCGCCCCGTTTTGCGCTTTGCGTTTCTCGCCTTCTCTGTTCTCTGTTCTCTGTTGTGTCGAATCGAGTTTCGGCCGGCCGCCGCCTGCGCGCCGACATTCGTTCGACCCGAACGCAACGCAAACGCTCGAATCGAAACGCAACGCAGAGGCAGAGGCAAAGGCAAACGCAAACGCAAACGCTCGTTCCGATACGTTtggccgccgccgccgccgcgcCGCGCACTCGTTATGTGTGCGCCATTTGAGCCGTTCTCATTCTGTCTATTTTGCGCCTTCGTATTCGGATTCGGATCGTACCCTGTGTCATGTTCGCGGTCGTCTGCCGTGTGAGGTACGAAGTGCGAGGTGCGTGCGCGTATGCGTGTGTCAACGTGTAGATGTGTGGATGTGTGCGTGAAAGACGCGATTTGGCGGccattgtttgtttttaaaatttcaaaataaatgaattcatttatttttcatgtgacaattcttttgtttattttttcctcttcttttgtttttgtatatgaaatgtCATTCGTAATGAAATGCTCCTTTTGATATgtcaatttcaattatataaattaccGAAAACTATTCGTTTATAATGTTCTCCCATTAAAATGATTGTAAAGTATATTTTTCTAATGATCataacataattatataaaaaaattgtaacaaaTTTGCTCCAAActaaacaaaaaatagttcatGCATATCAACCAGGGCTGTAGAGTCTGTTCAAAATTTGCCATCATTGATtcgaactttattttattatgattcttCTCCAACTTCtatttgaacgattttagtaagatcaacTTTTCTCGGccaattgttagtaataaaaataaatctaatataaaccttttaattttcgattttcaaaatataaaaaaattaaggaatGAAAAAACCATTACCTAATTTGTCGAATTATTGGTAGTAggataggtataaataaaaaataagttgaTACATttatagtgtgtgtgtgtatgaattcgtatacaaataaatcaatgcaaatAAACCGCTCAAAATggcaaaagtttcaaaacgatcggaagaatgtaggaccATTCATTCAAAACcaaaatgttgtcagacgaaagAGCAAAGAGGCTTGTCAATGAAAGTAAAaatcagtatataaaaaaaaatatgagactGAAAAAACAATCACAAAACAACAGAATATAcgtacaattaaataatttatttgaaatgttatttactaatttcatgattttttaaagatattataaaataatttcatcaatataattaGACCAGTTGATACATgctgtaatactattaattaaagaaaataataaccttgtaaaaatgagtCAAAATTGGTTGTTTTTTTACGactctgactccacagccctgatattAACTTTTCCTTTtcaaaatatacttttattgtaattttttttttaaattaataatatgtatattgaaattctACCTCTAAACATTCATCGGCTATCGATTCGGTTTTTgtgaaatatatttcatttcaattcaattcaattaaatatatatccaaatattattatctcgaatgtttaattttttttttttaattatactttCGTTGTGAAATTAGTAGTGTTCCTTTAATAATgtctatttattttcatttgcagGCTATTGAAATCTTCTTGGTAAAATCTGTAACCCATGTTGTGACCGATGATCCACGATGTGGTTCCGTATCGAAAACATATCATGGATCGTCCGTTCAGAAATCTGCAGACACTATTGACGATTCTGTTTCACCTGTCCCCATCAAGGTACGTCCTATACTCGATACTTCGTCAGTATTTCTCTATGGAATCCTCAatgatgtttttgttttttttttgtcttcagtGGAGTGGTGGACAGCGTGGCGTCGGGTACAGATCTCGCACTGATGCAATGCTGGAGAGTGTTTCTCATATTCCACAATCTCAGACGCCGACTACTTTGCAACAAGCGCGACTGTGGCATATTCCTATATGGACACTTAAAAAAGTATAAACACCTGCCGATTGAGATCATGTGTATTATTTAAaccgtatgtatatagattgtaataattgacattattttcaggtggaaaattttttaaataatattacaacAAAAGTTCAAAAGAAAATACACACAGGTGGCAAAATATTAAAAGGAACATTTATCAAATTTGAATCGTTAGATAGGTATAGCTTCtttctttgtttgttttttttttatagtgttAATTACttgtgaatttaatttttttaatatgtttcaaTTGCAGAAGAAATAGGGCGATATTCAAAGAGTTCCCCGAATGGCCCCAAATCAACTTAATGAAAGAAAACTTTGGATCCCCTTTTGTCCTCTTGGATCAAAAAGTGATTAAACCTGAAATTACTACAAAACAAGAagtgaaaatttcaaattctATTACGATCACAGAAAATGATAACCCAAATCATAAGAATTTAAATTCACCTAAAGATCTCTCTCAGGATCGTAAGCTGAGGTTTGTTAAGTTTTATGTATGGTAAATATTTAGAATAGAATAATTAAAATAGCCGATTAATTTTGACTGTTTTTGTCAGGATGACACGCAAAGCTCGCCTACGTGTGAAAGAACGTGTCGAGAATCCTCCGAAACAGAACGGTTACTGCGAAATTTGTCGCACATCATACTCCATACTGTCCGACCATGAACGCACCACGGCACATATCAATTTTACAAAGAACTGTTCAAACTTTTTATCGTTAGATTCCCTGATAAATGAGGGAATAGACGTGGAGAGTTTCCTTAATATGAACAAATCGAACATGCCAAATCCGTGTTTAGAGAGACGCTCGTTACGTAATATAATCAAACTGCACCAGGAGACTGAGACCCAAAACGTTCAAAAGCaattgcaagttttgtgtaacgGAAATTCGGATCCGATTTGCAAACAGGTGTCGCCCAGAGACAGCCGGCGGAACAATAACATAAACGAACAGTCTGCGATGACTCAGCCACACTTTTCACCACCTATCGCCGGTAATAACGGTCATTATTTACGTTCGAAAGGCAGTGGCGTTGGCGATGATAAAATGTCGCCTAGGGAACTTCTAAGGAACGGTTCCATAAGTCCCCGTATCATCGCAGATAAAAGCGACAGCAAAATCAACGGTAAAATTGACGACAAAGAGAAAATAAGGTATGCCCATATTTTCAAAGGCAGAAAACCTCGGAGCATTCGTTGGAGGAGGCCGAGCCCCGAAAGTAATCCTCCTCTTCCAGATAATCAAACGTATTACAAAGTGGTCGGAATGAGTACTAAGTTGCGTTCtagtaataatttcaatatgatACAAAAAGATATAGAACCGGTGCCTCCACCGTCTCGACATTTCAACGGCGATACTGATACCGGGTTGGTCGTGAAATTCAGACGAGTTCGACGCTCTGAATTGTCCGTTTTGAGCGACGAGGCCGAAAACTTCATGTTCCCCAAGAAGGACGACAGCGACACAACCGAGGACGAGATCGAAACCAGTCACTATTCCAATAACCCCACGTCGAGTGAAATATTAACCTCACCGAACGTCGGCCCCGGTTGTAATATCAAAGAGGAGGTGCTATCGGGTGATGACGTGTCACAAGACAGCTATAATTCGGACTGCGTGCGACGGAAGGGCAGGCGGCGTACTAAAACCGTGCCCCCCGTCAGCGAAAGCCCTTTTTTAGATGTTGAAACTCCCGAGTCGAGACCTCGACAGCACAGCAGGTCGGCGTCCCCCGACGCCAACCAAAATAAGACTGATCCGTGCAACGGCGAAAAGGATGTGGAGAAGCCACAACAACCACCTGCAGAGTCGAGCACCTCGTCGCAGCCACAAAACAAACAACCACCTGCAGAGTCGAGCAGCTCGTCGCAGCCACAAAACAAATGCCTGAAATGGGAAGACGGAAAGCTGAAGGTCTCGCCTGAAGTCGACAGCCTCGTGTACACGTTCGAGCAGGTGCCAGTCTACGAACCGTGGTACGAAACTTTTAGAAGACAAGACGAGGGTAGGGAGAACTCCAAAAGCATCGCTCAATACTTGGGTAAGTTTAGTCGTggttggttttaatttttaatgataatgtaatgtaaataaGCTTATTAATACGTTTTTGAACAATATGTCGACTATGAAATATTAACACTATTCTAGCTGTTTCAATTTCacaaaatcttaattttgaatGCTTTCTGTACGGGTACGATTTTACtgttcattgaaaaaaatactatgtatcttaaaaaaataaagtgaccattaaaaatatgaaacgatcattagaaaaaatagattttagcattagaatggaTACAGCAAcaagtggcaacgttgcagtctttTGCTATTGACaattgtcaactgtcaaaagtttctcactagtgaaatgtaatcttaaataaataagaccaacccaaacttaacctaacctaaacaaacgttggttcgtattttggtattcgcgacaTTGCCGATTAAAGTCATTTTAATGTACATTTCATTCACTTTTTAAgtagttaatatttttttcaatgatcaaagcaaactttcTAATGTAATCTGTATCTAAaaatgtacagaaactttttttaatacacaaattttattttaaatgcaatttttgtttataaaatcgaCGTTTAAATTATTCCCTTTCTTTTTACCAGTACAATATAACATCTCTGAATAAAAAGAGTAAATTGATGTTGGTTCTGAGGTTTTTCACTCCCGAGTAACATTCAGAATTATCAATGAAGATCCGTAGTTGTAAATATGTTGTCTGTGTCTAAAATTCCAAGTCATAGCTGTATACTAAAAGTTGCTTTTTAACTTAATCCTATCGTAAATAAGTATACTATAAAAATTTTGGTTTGTTTCAGGTTATTATTGGAAATCGCCTATCCTTCCATATGAAATGGGATTTTTACCTCCATTGAAGCCGAATTGTTGTTCCCTAAGCCAAATAAAAAAGCCAGTTGAGATGAAGCCGGGACCGGCTCGTCTCTACGGCACCAGaggaatgaaaagaaaaaaatctaaactaGAAAATATTCGTAGTCTAAGTAAGAATCCTCGAAAGTCACCGCGAGAGCACGCATCGACGTTAGCCATATTAGGAAGTCTGATACACAAAAAGAAGAGTAAACTGAGCAGTTCGGACGATACCAAATCGTTGCCGTCGATCACGGAGGAGGAAGTGTCCAACGATGTaccttttttattgaaaatgccCGAAGTACACGTATCGGAGGAGACGAAAAAGCTGGAGGAGTTCTTTTCAGATCTGTACGACGACGTCGAAGACTACGACTCCCTCATCGACAATTTAGACTTAAGCCTAAACATAGAAAAACCGGGCAAACCGAACGTCATAGACCTGCTGCAGAACTACGATCAGTGCGAGTCGATCGAGCAGACGGTGAAAGAGATACAAGACAATATGCAGCAACGTGGCATAAACCAAAGAAAAAGAAAGGGCTACAAGttcaagaaaaaaaacaaaaccggCTGGCCGGCCAAGAAGAGAATCCAAGCGAAGAAAGTCAGCGCAGTCGAAGACGCCGACTCCGCCGGAGACGCCAGCGTGCTCGGAGAAAATGGCGTTGAAACCGAAACCGACAACCCTATGGTGCTAGAGGAGGAGACGTGTGTTAGTACTGATAAATTAAACCAAATTACGAACAATTGTGTAAATGACAATGTAAAAAACCAAAACATCAACTATTTAGTGTTAGAGAACAACGAGAACAGTATTACTTCGTTCAGTGACGTTGATGACAAAGTTTCCGATAGTTCGAACAAGTGCAAGACGATTGCGACGGACACCGACCTCAGCAACAGTGAAGAGGAGAACCTGTCGAACAACATCGACCTGAGCTCGTCGAAACACTGCGACAGTGTCGAGTACAGCCTGAGCGAAAGAATCAGCTGCAGCGAGGAGAAGTCGCACAGCTCCGGTCACGACGCCATCGAGATGCAGCCCGTGGTCCGCGTGCAGAAGATCGACGCGAGGACCATCAGCGCGAGGGGGGCGAGGAAGCTCCGCAGCTCTGGCTCCCAACGGAGGCCGCGACGCCACTTGCACAGATAACCTGCTGCGTCCCTCCTCAAGTCGTTACATCACCTGCCATATAATTGTCTGCGGACTCTATTACGATGGACTACAAGACAGAAGTAATTGTTCTTTCCGTTACGAATATGTGCTCGCTTCTGTTGGTATCTCcttcacatattattattagaacAAAAGGATCTTGGGGATACGGGACGCTTGTGTTTCAAAAGTTCCTTTATATTGTATATCGGACACTCGGCTGCCTGTGTATGAttttattgattgattgaaatgggactaaaaaaattatcggtgatttacttttattttttttgttctatttatatttatattttatataaatgtatgtatatattgcattttaaaaaattataagaagCTTAAAATTAATTAGATTTATAATGTTTTCTCATAGAATTCCacgaaattttgttttttttttctctttatttACATGTTATATATTAATGAATCATCTTTATGtatcttatatttttaaaactgtgaATATATTGAATGTCTAGGTTTTTAgcaaattgtacaaaaaaaatatgttttcatcgtaaatacatacgttgtaaatttgaatgtaatgtaaaaaatttaatgttGAAAACCTCGCCTTACTTTCAAGTACAGAATATGTAATGGTAGTATTTCAGCTTCATTTCGTCGATTCTATTTCTACACGACGATACATTCCTATATTTGGGATGCATCGGTGCAATATTCTTATCATCATGTgcattgtaataataaatcgaCTGTGGACCGTTTTTCCTTGTTTGTATCGTAATTAAAGTGCTATAGCCAGAATACTGAACGTTAGCTATTTACATACTACGTAATCCCAATAGTGTACCgtacattcaatatatatatatatgttattatttcCTTTGTTGgtgaatttaaatgttttaagaatCACGTTCGTTTTTGTGCGTTTAATGAGAGTTGCACGGTTtttgcgattttattttatatcgagttAGTCGTTGTGTATCGTTTGTGTGTTCGGCTATTGCACTGACGGTAGTTTAAACTACACGAAAATAGTACAAATGTAACAATGTTGATCCCTTCTATATCATTGTTCtcgtaagaaaaaaaaactgttgaaattttcatgttgacgttgattcttttctttttttaattcttctccATACTatggaaatgtattttttattttttttttgttagaatttgttatttaaaatgatGAATATTGTCCGTGATTAGAGGAATCCGCTTTGAGGAATGTGTAAACACTGATCGATTTTAAAGATTTGTGGATTTAGTAGATATCCCGCGGCACACTGATCATAGTGttgatgctttttttttttattatttattgactaATAAAAAACCATTACTTTTAAAAACAACTTGATGTATCTTACTGCCATCCTGGTCGAATGACATCACCAAACTCCAAATGTGAAATAAATTCAACTGTTTTTTAAGTCTAAATAttctttatttatctttttttttatacctcaGATAACAAGCGTGTAATCATCGTTTGCTGCACGCATTAAAATTGTCGGTATAAACATGTCTGGAAAATATTCACAATTCCCTAAAATTATAACAAAGTTCTTTCATAACAAAATGGCGGGTGGAAAGcggaaagaagaagaaataaaaacaatcgtCTCAATCGTAAATGTCTTCTTTGTCCGCTATGTATCTAACGAGATCGCCGGGTTTCATTAATCTTTCCGTGTCCATGTCTGGAATCTCGAAGCCGAACTCGTCCTCCATCGCCATTATGACCTCCACATGGTCGAGAGAATCCAATCCTAGATCGTTGATAAAGTGAGAATCTAACGTAAGCTGAAACACAAACAAAAACATCATTAACATATGCACTATGAttaattttctatatatatatatatatatcaaacatCCTTAATCTAGCATGACATTATTAGTtaatataaaatgcattttgtCGACTCTGCAATGACCTGATACATGCATAGGTCattcttcatttttattaaatctacATTAGCACGCTTATTTAATTGCATGTACGGTATAAATTACTCAGATTGCAAAAATCTTaagggtacgatttaactgcattgagaaaaatactctGTATCTTAAAAAGAGTGTTTGTGCATTATTTTCGgcgcattaaacaatctcgttttgtgcatcgaataaaatattttggcattataaagtgaccattaaaaaaatatgaaacgaatattcgaaaaaatagattgtaGCTAATATTAGAATGGATATAAAAAGTGCCAACATTACAATCGTCAACTGTCAAAATTGGTGAAGTTTAATcttgaataaataaaaccaaccctaaccaaaccataaataaatagaacctaaccaaacgttggttcgtattttggtattcgcgacgttgccgatacagttaatctgtcattttaatgcacatttcatccactttttaagtagcaaatatttttttcaatgatcaaagcaatctgtgtccgtcatttagaaatgcacacaattttttttgtaaaattttattttaaatgcacatttattttataaagtggacgtttaaattgttcccaaaTCTTAATAAGAATATCCAGACATATGTTCCTGTACCTTGTTGGGATCAACCTTATCATAGAGCTTGAGGACAAGCATGACTCTACTCTGTATGAGTTCGAGCGAGAGATGATCCTTTCCACCGCCGCTGTGACGACATATGATAGTCGGCAGACCCTGCAAGACAAAAATATAGAATAATACGACCGGTGGAAATATGTACCTTATCGTCTGGCACTTTGTCATAGGCGGCGCACACTTTCATCACGCGTTGCTTAATCTCGTCCAGGGTCGGTTTCTCTTTAATAAGCTTGAACGAGCGCACCTGCTGCAGATGCACCTAAACATTTCAACAAAAATCCGGTGAACATCGGCTATGACAAATATGCTAGTTATATTTCTAAATTACCGCAATCAGCAGACAAAGGTTTGTATTTAAATCTATGTAAGAGGGAAATTCCTAATTGGGTATGGCCGAAATGCACCATTAGTAGTAACTCAATGGAAATTTCAAAAAACAGGTATAATGAGTTAATTAGTTGCCTTCAGAATCTTGCTCGGAAGAATGAACGAATCGATCCATCGCCGAATGCACATATATCGGAATGCAGTTTGGAATTGCACTTTCTCTATTGTGCcaatttgaatacaaatattGTAATCAATATGGTCTGGAAAAGTGCGATTAgggccattttttttcattgaaactattATCAATCGTCAATATGCAAACTATGTAAAGGTTCATTGAATAGATTCAACACATATATAATTAgagaattaaaattatttgcaaTTCAGAACaagtcatatattatatgaaaatgcgAAAAGGCAATGCCTCGGctgcttattttatttactctCGACAATGCCGCTGGGCCAATTAACACATTGAGAATAACatctttaaaataaacaataatattgaaaaatatgccATTGGTCATGTCTACAATacatttcaatcgaacataagGAATAAAAACAGGTATTTTGGTACTTGTTTAGTAGTGCGGCTTTCTCAAAATCTAATCATTACGCTTCGCTGCTATATTACTAGACTTAGACGTTGACTCGATGCTCTTTAAATTACAATAGACCTCTACATTAccgtacaaagcaagagagtaaTAAAACATGGTTGATAATAATGACTGTACTGTAAATTTTTTACTGTTAACCTATTTGATAAACATGTGCCATGAAGGCACGTTTAGATAACATCatacgttttaaatattttttattaataaaaaaaaacatgaagcTTCATTCTAGCACGTGATCTTTTTTTACAGATGTTATATGATATGTGGGTATTTTTGCACTTATGGTTcttttgcatatattttaaaatcgtggaagtccaattttcagttccaaaacgcACTTTATgttcgacttaattcacaaattgtcatcACTTCTTTCAATTTGatacgtccagaatctcggaaaggcagaataaacgtattacaggccaccagaatttttacatattgttatacgcaaagcttaatatttaatgtatgatatttctcgaaatgaagaaaagtggacttcaaTTAAAAtggcttatatgtatgttaattgatatatgtacatatgcgggttgcaattttttcttgtttacctgtaatcattttatatacataattatgaaatgttatttttattaataatttatatttatatgaatttaatatataaaaccgaaatggcgtatgtaatttgtttctgattggatgtcgtcaaagtcgtttctgattggctggatcggtcagacgtttgtgattggtcgatcgttaaataatataaatttaaataaaaaaacaaatgaagattttttcaatggttttcatttcatttccattcaCCGAACGAAACCGGGTATCGCtgctagtaaaatataaaacaaatatttatttcgtcGTAATCTCTGGGTGAGATTTGGGTTTGAGGTGGCAAATCCTAAGCATTAGCATGTCTTTTACAAATGTTTTGATACTCTTGAATGAGTATGCATACAAATGCAGTGTTGCAACTTAATAATTTCGGACGCCAAATGTTGCCATATATTTACCATTTTGTTTCGAGAACAtaacaaatatttgaaatatgaagTCCGGTTGAAAAAAAGGTTGCACCCCCTGGCAGTCAGGGCTGCAAACAGCTGATTAGCTGATTGACATGTGCCAAATGGAAATCGGCGAGTGACAGGTTATGTACGACGCGATCTACTTTATCGTAATCTTCGTCGTAAACACGTCCGATCCGACGCGCGATCGTAAAAGTGCGCGATGCTTATCtgaagctttattttttttttgaatgaataatgCGCACAAATGAATAATTCGAGTCGCCATCTTAGAACGTGCCTCCACATGGAGCTCGAGGTGAAAAGGACGCTCGAGTCGAGGTAGACGCTCGACCGCACCGCGTGTCCCCGAGAGATGTGTCCGGAGCTGTTATGCAACCGGCGATGCGCGCTCGCCCTCGAATTAGACGTTGCAGGGGGCGGCCGGCGACCTTCAGCGATGACAGGTGGTAGGGGGTGGGGCGGGTGCGAACCTGGAGCGAGAGCGTGGAGAGTACGTGGGGTGAGACGATCGGTTGGGGCGCCGACAGTCGCCAACTGGAGGTCCGAGCGGAAGCGGAAGTGACGACCGAGGA containing:
- the chif gene encoding DBF4-CDC7 kinase regulatory subunit chiffon isoform X2 — its product is MRAGGGDAGGGGPAGESPDRHRNRHRHRPALRGASSLPVAASSASSRPVSVPAPDLLQRHRFYLQLRDANACRGLERRITALGGAIEIFLVKSVTHVVTDDPRCGSVSKTYHGSSVQKSADTIDDSVSPVPIKWSGGQRGVGYRSRTDAMLESVSHIPQSQTPTTLQQARLWHIPIWTLKKVENFLNNITTKVQKKIHTGGKILKGTFIKFESLDRRNRAIFKEFPEWPQINLMKENFGSPFVLLDQKVIKPEITTKQEVKISNSITITENDNPNHKNLNSPKDLSQDRKLRMTRKARLRVKERVENPPKQNGYCEICRTSYSILSDHERTTAHINFTKNCSNFLSLDSLINEGIDVESFLNMNKSNMPNPCLERRSLRNIIKLHQETETQNVQKQLQVLCNGNSDPICKQVSPRDSRRNNNINEQSAMTQPHFSPPIAGNNGHYLRSKGSGVGDDKMSPRELLRNGSISPRIIADKSDSKINGKIDDKEKIRYAHIFKGRKPRSIRWRRPSPESNPPLPDNQTYYKVVGMSTKLRSSNNFNMIQKDIEPVPPPSRHFNGDTDTGLVVKFRRVRRSELSVLSDEAENFMFPKKDDSDTTEDEIETSHYSNNPTSSEILTSPNVGPGCNIKEEVLSGDDVSQDSYNSDCVRRKGRRRTKTVPPVSESPFLDVETPESRPRQHSRSASPDANQNKTDPCNGEKDVEKPQQPPAESSTSSQPQNKQPPAESSSSSQPQNKCLKWEDGKLKVSPEVDSLVYTFEQVPVYEPWYETFRRQDEGRENSKSIAQYLGYYWKSPILPYEMGFLPPLKPNCCSLSQIKKPVEMKPGPARLYGTRGMKRKKSKLENIRSLSKNPRKSPREHASTLAILGSLIHKKKSKLSSSDDTKSLPSITEEEVSNDVPFLLKMPEVHVSEETKKLEEFFSDLYDDVEDYDSLIDNLDLSLNIEKPGKPNVIDLLQNYDQCESIEQTVKEIQDNMQQRGINQRKRKGYKFKKKNKTGWPAKKRIQAKKVSAVEDADSAGDASVLGENGVETETDNPMVLEEETCVSTDKLNQITNNCVNDNVKNQNINYLVLENNENSITSFSDVDDKVSDSSNKCKTIATDTDLSNSEEENLSNNIDLSSSKHCDSVEYSLSERISCSEEKSHSSGHDAIEMQPVVRVQKIDARTISARGARKLRSSGSQRRPRRHLHR
- the chif gene encoding DBF4-CDC7 kinase regulatory subunit chiffon isoform X1 yields the protein MRAGGGDAGGGGPAGESPDRHRNRHRHRPALRGASSLPVAASSASSRPVSVPAPDLLQRHRFYLQLRDANACRGLERRITALGGVSVLSVVLFAPKAAREGEGREAGARARRERPAAAARRSAASPFCDVCAIEIFLVKSVTHVVTDDPRCGSVSKTYHGSSVQKSADTIDDSVSPVPIKWSGGQRGVGYRSRTDAMLESVSHIPQSQTPTTLQQARLWHIPIWTLKKVENFLNNITTKVQKKIHTGGKILKGTFIKFESLDRRNRAIFKEFPEWPQINLMKENFGSPFVLLDQKVIKPEITTKQEVKISNSITITENDNPNHKNLNSPKDLSQDRKLRMTRKARLRVKERVENPPKQNGYCEICRTSYSILSDHERTTAHINFTKNCSNFLSLDSLINEGIDVESFLNMNKSNMPNPCLERRSLRNIIKLHQETETQNVQKQLQVLCNGNSDPICKQVSPRDSRRNNNINEQSAMTQPHFSPPIAGNNGHYLRSKGSGVGDDKMSPRELLRNGSISPRIIADKSDSKINGKIDDKEKIRYAHIFKGRKPRSIRWRRPSPESNPPLPDNQTYYKVVGMSTKLRSSNNFNMIQKDIEPVPPPSRHFNGDTDTGLVVKFRRVRRSELSVLSDEAENFMFPKKDDSDTTEDEIETSHYSNNPTSSEILTSPNVGPGCNIKEEVLSGDDVSQDSYNSDCVRRKGRRRTKTVPPVSESPFLDVETPESRPRQHSRSASPDANQNKTDPCNGEKDVEKPQQPPAESSTSSQPQNKQPPAESSSSSQPQNKCLKWEDGKLKVSPEVDSLVYTFEQVPVYEPWYETFRRQDEGRENSKSIAQYLGYYWKSPILPYEMGFLPPLKPNCCSLSQIKKPVEMKPGPARLYGTRGMKRKKSKLENIRSLSKNPRKSPREHASTLAILGSLIHKKKSKLSSSDDTKSLPSITEEEVSNDVPFLLKMPEVHVSEETKKLEEFFSDLYDDVEDYDSLIDNLDLSLNIEKPGKPNVIDLLQNYDQCESIEQTVKEIQDNMQQRGINQRKRKGYKFKKKNKTGWPAKKRIQAKKVSAVEDADSAGDASVLGENGVETETDNPMVLEEETCVSTDKLNQITNNCVNDNVKNQNINYLVLENNENSITSFSDVDDKVSDSSNKCKTIATDTDLSNSEEENLSNNIDLSSSKHCDSVEYSLSERISCSEEKSHSSGHDAIEMQPVVRVQKIDARTISARGARKLRSSGSQRRPRRHLHR